The following coding sequences lie in one Corynebacterium humireducens NBRC 106098 = DSM 45392 genomic window:
- a CDS encoding TetR/AcrR family transcriptional regulator: MRADALVRRRLLIDAATELFCTTHPAEVTLEAVAKKAGVGIATLYRNFADREELMVECAASALRRAVAIAQQALADFADDPAAAWEGFVRGLVDLGVGPLVPALAPEHLTELPPAVNAVRDELAGSISDLLSRAQEAGLADPSLSGPQFMAQLIVITRPPISGVLDLDPDVTDRLVTALLLPPAR, from the coding sequence GCTCTTCTGCACCACCCACCCCGCGGAGGTCACCCTCGAGGCGGTCGCGAAGAAGGCGGGGGTCGGGATCGCGACGCTCTACCGCAACTTCGCCGACCGTGAGGAGCTCATGGTCGAGTGCGCCGCCTCCGCCCTGCGCCGGGCCGTCGCCATCGCCCAGCAGGCGCTCGCCGACTTCGCGGACGACCCGGCCGCCGCCTGGGAGGGATTCGTGCGCGGCCTCGTCGACCTCGGCGTCGGTCCCCTCGTCCCCGCGCTGGCCCCCGAGCACCTCACCGAGCTGCCCCCGGCCGTCAACGCCGTCCGCGACGAGCTGGCGGGCAGCATCTCCGACCTGCTCAGCCGCGCCCAGGAGGCGGGGCTGGCCGACCCCTCCCTCAGCGGGCCGCAGTTCATGGCCCAGCTCATCGTGATCACCCGCCCCCCGATCAGCGGGGTCCTCGATCTCGACCCGGACGTCACCGACCGTCTGGTGACGGCCCTGCTGCTGCCTCCGGCCCGCTGA
- a CDS encoding DEAD/DEAH box helicase yields MADFTRADLDALLREADDVLHRATEASRRIDAPRLTPDTRGAVALGETCHLLPPGAVTWPAGFYSSVELDRLPNSWGRIRQYLAAAAVLTSLRSQAEGAAPGLLGRLFGGARLAQARTAATDLQARLYDHSFRALDLDIRTYLDIAGQADQLQSRGVHLHPGSHGTPEHLLAAARERVGKALGASGRTLHQHDATRQADVLSRARALAADPHSEPALRQQAERLLTALTAERAEILLRQLPVDALRTATNERLRFAGLEDIGVFTVADVLAMPTGRLTQIQGIGATTARRLRAAAETLRQEAVGTHTTGIGDTPTRAATGLVRLLAQFDQINVLDEIQRARRRRILAYAEKVPATGGLWDVLADPGSPEWREFSDDIDWAQVNPDILAPARPVSLSGDTWADYLSRPAHYQALLATLLDLEVEGGDDLAADVLERIRALRLDRTHLTDLHLRGYQSFGARFTLVQEKVILGDDMGLGKTVQALAAAAHLYAEGRRHTLVVCPASVMTNWERESRRFTDLPVYRAHGTDRVDAVRAWEETGGICLLTYDGARTTQLRHPDFVVVDEAHMIKNPSTGRTKAVRRFIDAASHALLLSGTPLENRVQEFATLVGFVAPDLLTTGMSTMQAADFRRHIAPAYLRRNQADVLDELPERLEQTDWIDLTPADHRHYAEAVRAGNFMAMRRAAMTTPKAVPAKLERIREIVEEAAEADRRVLIFTYFLDVLDRLEEELGDRVVGRLSGQVSPAARQELIDDLAAAPAGSALIAQITAGGTGLNIQAASVVILVEPQVKPSIEAQAIARAHRMGQTSTVLVHRLIGDDTVDERMVEMLAGKTQLFDAYARPSESAQVDDAVDVTEGQLAEAIIRAERERLGFSGPEAAAGPSPDGR; encoded by the coding sequence ATGGCTGATTTCACCCGCGCCGACCTCGACGCCCTCCTACGGGAGGCCGACGACGTCCTGCACCGTGCCACCGAGGCGTCCCGGCGTATCGACGCCCCCCGCCTCACCCCGGACACCCGCGGCGCCGTCGCCCTGGGGGAGACCTGCCACCTCCTCCCGCCGGGGGCGGTCACCTGGCCCGCCGGCTTCTACTCCTCCGTGGAACTCGACCGCCTGCCCAACTCCTGGGGGCGCATCCGCCAGTACCTGGCGGCCGCCGCCGTCCTCACCTCCCTCCGGAGCCAGGCTGAGGGGGCCGCGCCGGGTCTGCTCGGCAGACTCTTCGGCGGCGCCCGGCTGGCCCAGGCGCGGACCGCGGCCACCGACCTGCAGGCGCGCCTGTACGACCACTCCTTCCGCGCGCTGGACCTGGACATCCGCACCTACCTGGACATCGCCGGACAGGCCGACCAGTTGCAGTCCCGCGGCGTGCACCTCCACCCGGGCAGCCACGGCACGCCCGAGCACCTGCTGGCGGCGGCGCGGGAGCGGGTGGGCAAGGCCCTCGGCGCGTCGGGCCGGACACTGCACCAGCACGACGCCACACGGCAAGCGGACGTGCTGTCCCGGGCGCGTGCCCTGGCCGCCGACCCGCACTCCGAGCCGGCGCTGCGGCAGCAGGCCGAACGGCTGCTCACGGCCCTCACCGCGGAGAGGGCGGAGATCCTCCTGCGGCAGCTGCCCGTCGACGCGCTGCGCACCGCCACCAACGAACGCCTGCGCTTCGCCGGGCTCGAGGACATCGGCGTGTTCACCGTCGCCGACGTCCTGGCCATGCCCACCGGCCGCCTCACCCAGATCCAGGGCATCGGTGCGACCACCGCCCGCCGCCTGCGCGCGGCGGCGGAGACGCTGCGGCAGGAGGCCGTCGGCACGCACACCACCGGCATCGGCGACACACCCACCCGGGCGGCCACCGGACTGGTCCGGCTGCTGGCGCAGTTCGACCAGATCAACGTCCTCGACGAGATCCAGCGCGCCCGCCGCCGCCGCATCCTCGCGTACGCGGAGAAGGTTCCCGCCACCGGTGGACTGTGGGACGTGCTCGCCGACCCCGGCTCACCCGAGTGGCGTGAGTTCAGCGACGACATCGACTGGGCCCAAGTCAACCCCGACATCCTCGCCCCGGCCCGCCCGGTGAGCCTCTCCGGGGACACGTGGGCCGACTACCTCAGCCGACCCGCCCACTACCAGGCGCTGCTGGCCACCCTGCTCGACCTGGAGGTCGAGGGCGGCGACGACCTGGCGGCCGACGTCCTCGAGCGGATCCGCGCCCTCCGCCTCGACCGGACCCACCTGACCGACCTGCACCTGCGCGGCTACCAGTCCTTCGGCGCCCGCTTCACCCTCGTGCAGGAGAAGGTCATCCTCGGCGACGACATGGGCCTGGGCAAGACCGTCCAGGCGCTGGCCGCTGCCGCGCACCTCTACGCCGAGGGGCGGCGGCACACCCTCGTGGTGTGCCCGGCGTCGGTGATGACGAACTGGGAGCGCGAGTCCCGCCGCTTCACCGACCTGCCCGTCTACCGTGCCCACGGTACCGACCGCGTCGACGCCGTCCGGGCGTGGGAGGAGACCGGCGGCATCTGCCTGCTCACCTACGACGGCGCGCGCACCACGCAGCTGCGCCACCCGGACTTCGTCGTCGTCGACGAGGCCCACATGATCAAGAACCCCTCCACCGGCCGCACGAAGGCGGTGCGCCGCTTCATCGACGCCGCCTCGCACGCCCTGCTGCTCTCCGGCACGCCGCTGGAGAACCGCGTCCAGGAGTTCGCCACGCTCGTCGGCTTCGTGGCCCCCGACCTGCTGACCACGGGCATGTCGACGATGCAGGCCGCGGACTTCCGCCGGCACATCGCCCCGGCCTACCTGCGCCGCAATCAAGCCGACGTCCTTGACGAACTCCCCGAGCGCCTCGAACAGACCGACTGGATCGACCTCACCCCGGCCGACCACCGCCACTACGCCGAGGCCGTGCGCGCCGGGAACTTCATGGCCATGCGCCGCGCCGCCATGACCACCCCGAAGGCGGTGCCCGCGAAGCTGGAGCGCATCCGCGAGATCGTCGAGGAGGCCGCCGAGGCCGACCGGCGCGTGCTCATCTTCACCTACTTCCTCGACGTGCTCGACCGCCTCGAGGAGGAGCTGGGGGACCGCGTCGTCGGGCGGCTCTCCGGGCAGGTCTCCCCGGCCGCCCGTCAGGAGCTCATCGACGACCTCGCGGCCGCCCCCGCCGGCTCGGCCCTCATCGCCCAGATCACCGCGGGCGGCACCGGACTCAACATCCAGGCCGCGTCCGTGGTCATCCTCGTCGAGCCCCAGGTCAAGCCCTCGATCGAGGCGCAGGCCATCGCCCGCGCCCACCGCATGGGGCAGACCTCCACGGTGCTGGTGCACCGCCTCATCGGCGACGACACCGTCGACGAGCGCATGGTGGAGATGCTCGCCGGCAAGACGCAGCTTTTCGACGCCTACGCCCGCCCCTCAGAGTCCGCGCAGGTGGACGACGCCGTGGACGTCACGGAGGGACAGCTCGCGGAGGCCATCATCAGGGCGGAGCGGGAGCGGCTGGGCTTCAGCGGGCCGGAGGCAGCAGCAGGGCCGTCACCAGACGGTCGGTGA
- a CDS encoding CBS domain-containing protein codes for MSEQTSTNRAIPFLAAFNDIEAYLRELLNAKKSDNFRWMVDQAVRRHLISEDHAGDLKEFAELRNAISHGRYTEDMRPIAEPLEETVRDIERIRDILRDPPTALGVLGHHEVRTVAPDDDIREALRIIRSTTISQLPIYDDGRCIGILTTNTIARWVAADLDDNDHLDARTIAEVLDWAEDNDRALFLPRDVLAQEAIDALTTPKKDGSMPRAAIITEHGRKDQRPIRVIGGSDIAVLMEAVAT; via the coding sequence GTGAGTGAGCAGACATCTACCAACCGCGCCATCCCTTTCCTGGCGGCCTTCAACGACATCGAGGCCTATCTGCGGGAGTTGCTGAACGCGAAGAAGTCCGACAACTTCCGGTGGATGGTGGACCAGGCGGTGCGTCGGCACCTGATCTCGGAGGATCACGCGGGTGACCTCAAGGAGTTCGCGGAGCTGCGCAACGCGATCAGCCACGGGCGCTACACCGAGGACATGCGGCCCATCGCGGAGCCGCTGGAGGAGACGGTGCGTGACATCGAGCGGATCCGGGACATCCTGCGCGATCCGCCGACGGCCCTGGGGGTGCTCGGTCATCATGAGGTGCGTACCGTCGCCCCGGACGACGACATCCGGGAGGCCCTGCGCATCATCCGTTCGACGACGATCTCGCAGCTGCCGATCTACGACGACGGCCGCTGCATCGGCATCCTGACCACCAACACCATCGCGCGGTGGGTGGCCGCGGACCTGGACGACAACGACCACCTCGACGCCCGCACGATCGCCGAGGTGCTCGACTGGGCGGAGGACAACGACCGGGCGCTGTTCCTCCCCCGTGACGTGCTGGCCCAGGAGGCCATCGACGCCCTGACGACGCCGAAGAAGGACGGGTCGATGCCACGGGCGGCGATCATCACCGAGCACGGCCGCAAGGACCAGCGGCCGATCCGTGTCATCGGCGGGTCGGACATCGCGGTGCTCATGGAGGCCGTGGCGACGTAG
- a CDS encoding LLM class flavin-dependent oxidoreductase: MQFGIFTIGDVTTDPTNGQTPTEHERIKATLAIARKAEEVGLDVFATGEHHNPPFVAPANPPVLLAHIAAQTEKLILSTATTLITTNDPVRLAEDYAYLQHLADGRVDLMMGRGNTGPVYPWFGQDIRQGIPLAIENYHLLRRLWREPVVNWQGQFRTPLQGFTATPAPLDDVPPFVWHGSIRSVQIAEQAAYYGDGFFHNNIFWNKEHTAKMVDIYRRRYEQYGHGQADQAIVGLGGQVFIGETEQAAKDFFRPYFDNAPVYGHGPSLEEFTDMTPLTVGTVEQVIDRTMEFADWVGDYQRQLFLVDHAGLPLEVVLDQIEILGTQVVPELRRRMEARRPEHVPSNPPTHASLKENRNSPHFRVSPGESAEEAK; the protein is encoded by the coding sequence ATGCAGTTCGGCATCTTCACCATCGGCGACGTCACCACGGACCCCACCAACGGCCAGACCCCCACCGAGCACGAGCGGATCAAGGCGACCCTCGCCATCGCCCGGAAGGCCGAGGAGGTGGGCCTCGACGTCTTCGCCACCGGCGAGCACCACAACCCGCCCTTCGTCGCCCCCGCCAATCCCCCGGTCCTGCTCGCCCACATCGCCGCCCAGACCGAGAAGCTCATCCTCTCCACCGCGACGACCCTCATCACCACCAACGACCCGGTCCGCCTGGCCGAGGACTACGCCTACCTGCAGCACCTCGCCGACGGCCGCGTCGACCTCATGATGGGCCGCGGCAACACCGGCCCCGTCTACCCGTGGTTCGGCCAGGACATCCGCCAGGGCATCCCGCTGGCGATCGAGAACTACCACCTCCTGCGCCGCCTGTGGCGTGAGCCGGTGGTCAACTGGCAGGGCCAGTTCCGCACCCCACTGCAGGGCTTCACCGCGACCCCGGCACCGCTGGACGACGTCCCGCCCTTCGTGTGGCACGGCTCGATCCGCTCCGTGCAGATCGCCGAGCAGGCCGCCTACTACGGCGACGGCTTCTTCCACAACAACATCTTCTGGAACAAGGAGCACACCGCGAAGATGGTGGACATCTACCGTCGCCGCTACGAGCAGTACGGCCACGGCCAGGCTGACCAGGCGATCGTCGGCCTCGGCGGCCAGGTGTTCATCGGCGAGACGGAGCAGGCCGCGAAGGACTTCTTCCGCCCCTACTTCGACAACGCCCCGGTGTACGGCCACGGCCCCTCCCTCGAGGAGTTCACCGACATGACCCCGCTGACGGTGGGCACCGTCGAGCAGGTCATCGACCGCACGATGGAGTTCGCCGACTGGGTGGGCGACTACCAGCGCCAGCTCTTCCTCGTCGACCACGCCGGCCTGCCGCTGGAGGTCGTCCTGGACCAGATCGAGATCCTGGGCACCCAGGTCGTCCCCGAGCTGCGCCGCCGCATGGAGGCCCGCCGCCCGGAGCACGTCCCCTCCAACCCGCCGACGCACGCGTCGCTCAAGGAGAACCGCAACTCCCCGCACTTCCGGGTCTCCCCGGGTGAGTCCGCAGAGGAGGCCAAGTAG